The DNA window ACAGCAAAGGACCAGTTTTTCTATGAATTCATAAAATACAGCGATACTGAGATAATAACATATGTAAACGGCACTTTTCTATATTTCAAAAAGGTTTCCGGTAAAGTAAATATCGATTCAAGCAAACTTAATGAAAAAGGCAAAAACGTATTGGGCTCAGACAGGTTCAGCAGCGGAAGCGAATATTCAGGAATACTCCTCGGCCTTAAATCACATAAAAAGTCTTCCGATGCCGAATACTCCTACAGGACGCTGTGGATATCATCCTCCAATAAAATATCCGGCAATGTATATGAAACAGAAGGGCTTTTTGTTCCGAGAAAAAGCGGCTTCTGGACGGTAAATGTAAAACAGAATAATACAGGCGGCAGGATTACAAGCAGAATAATTGCAGACTCTGTAGGAAGAAATATCTATGACAGCGCAGCTATGGATTTATACCTTCATAAAACGAATGCATACAAGGATATTTTATATGTCGGAAATAATTATATTTCTACGGAAAATACCGATGTTTCCGGTATTATATATTATAGAATGCTACCCATAGATAACATAGAAAATATAAGGGCCGTTAAAATATCCGATATTGCAGGAAACACAGGAAAAGCCGCCCTGTTTGACAGCGGCAAAAGGTATCTCACATCACTATCGGAAAACGACGATGCAGGCAGTATAGATGAAGAAAACTTCGCTGTGGTAAGGCGAAACGGCCATTGGGTACTTAAGGGAAAACTGAACAATTCCGACAAGGGAGATTTTTATATAAATACAATACCTCCGAAAATACTGGTATCATATGATGAACTTTTTGTACCGTGGAACGTCGTAAAATTAAAAATTCCTGATGCGGTAGACATCTATACATCGCCAAACATGGATATGGCGATAATACTCACTAATACCAATATTTATATATATACCATCGATAACGGAACATTATCCAAGATGCCGATTAGAAAAGTAAAGCTAAATGACAAGGAAACAGCCGTAATGGCAGAATGGGCTACGGGAAAGTATACGAACAAATGGCAAAAGGAATTTATAAGTCAGGGCGCAAAAGTGCTGAAAAGTTAACGGTTACTTCTTGCTTTTAGCATTTAAGAAGCTGCTCAAGTCCGTTTCAACGACCTTACCCTTTATTGAACCGGATACTGTTACAGCCTGTCTGCCATATATTTCCCATTTATCTTTGAATTTTGAAATGGGATATGCCCGTCTTTGTCCTGAATACGGATCATTAACAATTACATCGCCGTCGGAATACCCTGTTAAAAGATATGTATGCTCGGGAGCTATCCAGTAAACGGTGTTATTGTTCCCATCGGTCCATATTGTTGACAGGAATGGCTCTGTTAAATCCTTTGTCGTCCACACAATGACAGGCCTTCCGCTGTCAATGATGCCGAGAAGGTTCTGAAAAGATATACCTGTTACATCAAGTCCCTTACCTGGCAGATATTTATCTATTATATCGGCAATCGCTTTATGATAAACGCCAAAACCGTTTGAAAATGGATCGCCTATAAAAGCTTCATTTGGACTCTTGCCGTACATCTTTCCATTTTTCAATACCGGAAGATATGCCTTGGGAATATTTCTTGCTACGCCAACTTTTCCTACATGCACC is part of the Clostridiales bacterium genome and encodes:
- a CDS encoding C39 family peptidase, with amino-acid sequence MEQNVCLHLENIASMLCLYDSIKKVDNITERTEKHGVKYKNKIFLSLTITLISAVLIMVICVELSIIKNLGYFENENINNINNGGTAANDIASDKKDNERSLKVIKEIKDVPVISQMPELPSGCEATALTMLLNWSGVHVGKVGVARNIPKAYLPVLKNGKMYGKSPNEAFIGDPFSNGFGVYHKAIADIIDKYLPGKGLDVTGISFQNLLGIIDSGRPVIVWTTKDLTEPFLSTIWTDGNNNTVYWIAPEHTYLLTGYSDGDVIVNDPYSGQRRAYPISKFKDKWEIYGRQAVTVSGSIKGKVVETDLSSFLNAKSKK